A window of Vigna unguiculata cultivar IT97K-499-35 chromosome 4, ASM411807v1, whole genome shotgun sequence contains these coding sequences:
- the LOC114182277 gene encoding gibberellin-regulated protein 14-like, which translates to MSWILVILFLSLTYGGVSEANHDKKLPSASVIGTVYCDTCFQLDFSRGSHFISGASVGIECKDGNSVPRFKKEVKTDEHGEFKVQLPFKVRKHVRKINGCTFKLINSSEPHCAVASVSTSSSMSLKTRNQREHIFSAGLFSFKPVEKPNFCNQKQSVQNSNPHVSVKPISGILAKVQTTLFKSKPTETSEKSQSNKDLAEDFFFPPNPFFPPPLIPNPFQPPPLIPNPFQPPPLIPNPFQPPSPPLIPNPFQPPSPPPLIPNPFQPPPSPRAPLIPNPFQPPPSPPPSLFPPFPPIVIPGLTPSPPPPPPPAPIFPIPPFPPLFPPLFPPPHSPGTPSASSKNNSP; encoded by the exons ATGTCTTGGATCCTTGTCATTCTGTTCCTCAGCCTCACATATGGTGGTGTTTCTGAGGCTAACCATGACAAGAAGCTTCCTTCTGCTTCTGTGATTGGCACTGTCTACTGTGACACATGTTTTCAACTGGATTTTTCTAGGGGAAGCCATTTTATTTCAG GTGCCTCGGTAGGTATAGAATGTAAAGATGGGAATTCAGTACCAAGATTCAAGAAAGAAGTGAAAACAGATGAACATGGGGAATTCAAGGTGCAGTTACCTTTCAAAGTGAGGAAACATGTGAGGAAAATCAATGGGTGTACTTTCAAGTTAATAAACAGCAGTGAGCCTCACTGTGCTGTGGCATCAGTTTCCACCTCTTCTTCAATGAGTCTCAAGACAAGAAATCAAAGAGAACACATATTCTCAGCAGGGTTGTTCTCATTCAAGCCTGTAGAAAAGCCAAACTTTTGTAACCAAAAACAAAGTGTTCAAAACTCCAATCCACATGTATCTGTGAAACCCATTTCAGGAATTTTAGCAAAAGTTCAAACCACACTATTCAAATCCAAACCAACCGAAACTTCAGAGAAATCTCAATCAAATAAAGATTTAGCTGAAGATTTCTTTTTTcctccaaatccattttttccaCCACCATTGATTCCTAACCCATTTCAGCCTCCTCCCCTCATTCCAAACCCCTTTCAACCACCTCCTCTTATTCCCAACCCTTTTCAACCACCAAGCCCACCACTCATTCCCAACCCATTCCAGCCACCAAGCCCACCACCCCTCATCCCTAACCCATTCCAGCCTCCTCCAAGCCCACGTGCACCCCTCATTCCTAACCCATTCCAGCCTCCACCCAGCCCACCACCATCTTTGTTTCCTCCTTTTCCACCAATAGTAATACCAGGTTTaacaccatcaccaccaccacctccaccaccagCCCCAATTTTCCCTATTCCTCCTTTCCCTCCACTATTCCCACCTCTATTCCCTCCACCCCACAGTCCTGGCACACCTTCTGCTTCTTCCAAGAATAATTCTCCTTAA